The Carcharodon carcharias isolate sCarCar2 chromosome 23, sCarCar2.pri, whole genome shotgun sequence genome has a window encoding:
- the LOC121269056 gene encoding keratin, type I cytoskeletal 19-like, with protein MSMSFKSSFGGSSRHGSSSVRLVRSSGGASRAQSLYSVGMGTRIASVSPSSGLGSALGSGSGSGSGSGSFSISSSSSSSAGGFNEKTTMQNLNERLSSYLDRVHSLETSNSKMELEIRQLLEKATPAVRDWSVYWGTIKDIRDQINDLILDNSSLMLQVDNSKLAAEDFKTKFEAELGIRMAVEGDINGLRTVLDDMTLEKSQLEMQIEGLREELIYIGKNHEEELRGLRGQISGNVTVDVTAEQSPDLSKMLEEMRQLYDDIAKKNKSEAEEWYRQQCATVQQEFVVNTEALQAEKSQVVQLRHTLQGLDMELQTQLSMNASLNATLKDTEVRYSEEYNRIQLTINKLEAELVEMRLKIDQHIKDYADLLDIKSRLEMEISTYRRLLEGGSGQVTTTQTTKDISKKIVVTEEIREPVITKRVKTVVEESINGQVVSSHTEEIDVN; from the exons ATGAGTATGAGCTTCAAGTCCTCGTTTGGTGGATCAAGCCGCCATGGTTCATCCTCCGTGCGACTCGTCCGAAGCAGCGGGGGCGCGTCCCGCGCTCAGAGTTTGTACAGCGTCGGGATGGGGACCCGTATCGCCTCGGTGAGTCCGAGTTCGGGGCTGGGGAGCGCCCTGGGCTCCGGCTCCGGCTCCGGCTCCGGCTCCGGCTCCTTCTctatttcttcctcctcctcctcctcagctggaGGCTTCAATGAGAAGACAACCATGCAGAACCTGAACGAGCGCCTGTCCAGTTACCTGGACAGGGTCCACTCCTTGGAAACTTCCAACAGCAAAATGGAGCTGGAGATCCGCCAGTTACTTGAGAAAGCGACTCCAGCTGTCCGGGACTGGAGCGTTTACTGGGGCACCATTAAAGATATCCGCGACCAG attaatgatctCATCCTTGATAACTCCAGCCTTATGCTGCAGGTTGATAACTCCAAACTTGCTGCTGAAGATTTCAAAACCAA ATTTGAAGCTGAATTGGGAATTagaatggcagtggagggagataTTAATGGACTGCGGACAGTGTTGGATGATATGACACTGGAGAAGAGTCAGCTGGAAATGCAGATTGAGGGTCTAAGGGAGGAACTAATCTACATCGGCAAAAACCATGAGGAG GAGCTGAGGGGACTGCGTGGTCAGATATCTGGCAATGTCACTGTAGATGTTACAGCCGAACAGTCACCTGATTTGTCTAAGATGCTGGAAGAGATGCGCCAGCTGTATGACGATATCGCAAAAAAGAACAAGAGTGAAGCTGAAGAATGGTACAGGCAGCAG TGTGCGACTGTGCAGCAGGAATTTGTTGTCAACACTGAGGCCCTTCAAGCAGAGAAGTCACAGGTCGTCCAACTGAGGCACACTTTGCAGGGACTGGATATGGAGCTCCAGACCCAGCTCAGCATG aATGCATCTCTAAATGCGACTCTTAAGGACACTGAGGTTCGTTACAGCGAGGAGTACAACAGAATTCAGCTGACCATCAACAAACTGGAGGCAGAACTGGTGGAAATGCGGCTGAAAATAGACCAACATATTAAAGACTATGCTGACCTGCTGGATATTAAAAGTAGACTGGAAATGGAAATTTCCACATATCGTCGCCTGCTGGAAGGAGGATCTGG GCAAGTAACAACTACACAAACAACAAAAGATATCAGCAAGAAGATTGTGGTCACAGAGGAAATACGTG AACCTGTCATCACGAAGAGAGTGAAGACTGTGGTGGAAGAATCGATTAATGGGCAAGTGGTTTCTTCACATACGGAGGAAATCGATGTCAACTAA